TGGGGCACCCAGCCCGGAAGTCTGATCCTGCGTTTACGGGACATTGTGGGCGACTTTGCGGGGCTGCGCGTCCTAGATGCTGGATGTGGCGAGGGGAAGAATGCCGCGTTTCTGGCAGGGCTAGGTGCTTCCGTTGATGCGTTCGACGTGTCCGAAACGGCCTTAGAGCACGCCCGGATGCTGTGGCCTGACCGCTCGAATATCGAATGGCAGATCGCAGACGCGAGACAGTTACCGATTTCCCACGACTCGTACGACATCGTCATCGCATATGGACTGTTTCACTGCCTTCAAAATCAGCGAGAAGTCGTGGATTTGGCGCACCGCTTGATGCGCTGCACACGGCGAGGCGGCCTCCACGTGGTCTGTACGTTCAATCATCGCCATCAAGAGTTGCACGCACATCCTGGTTTCTCGCCGGTATTGCTCCCTCACGTTTTTTTCGAAACGTTGTACGCAGGTTGGAGCATGATCCATCACTCGGATACCGACCTGCATGAGACTCACCCTCACAACAACTTGCCACACAAGCACTCGATGACGCGCCTCATAGCCCGGAAGGAGGTGTGAACGTGATCTGTCCAGTCGAGTTGCGTTGGCGCTACCGTGAGGAGCGGATACTTCCATTCATCGGCGCTGGTTCGTCCATGTCCGTTTCGTGGTCCGACTCATATGGCGTAAACAGAAAGGGACCATCCTGGGAGGACTTGGTTGCTCAAGCCGCACACCTGCTCGGATTCGAGCACCCGTCATTAGCTCGTGTGCGCGGCGCTGACCTCCAGATATTGGAATACTTC
This genomic window from Tepidisphaeraceae bacterium contains:
- a CDS encoding class I SAM-dependent methyltransferase — protein: MDGGYDEGYKKCSCFWGTQPGSLILRLRDIVGDFAGLRVLDAGCGEGKNAAFLAGLGASVDAFDVSETALEHARMLWPDRSNIEWQIADARQLPISHDSYDIVIAYGLFHCLQNQREVVDLAHRLMRCTRRGGLHVVCTFNHRHQELHAHPGFSPVLLPHVFFETLYAGWSMIHHSDTDLHETHPHNNLPHKHSMTRLIARKEV